In Colwellia sp. M166, a genomic segment contains:
- the istA gene encoding IS21 family transposase codes for MPTAPISMRKLKEILRLKYDCKLSHRKIANSLSISPSIVSKYACKSAELGITCWPLDEKWDDHSLQRAFFKTKPRLKGFSIPDWLLVQQELRPKTMTLLLLWQEYKERHEEGFYSYTHFCRQYKAWLKCQKPSMRQNHKAGEKLFVDYCGPTMNIVDASTGEYRTAQVFVAVMGASNYTYAEATYSQKLEDWVMSHARCFEFLGGVPELVIPDNLKSAVTKPCRYEPDLNPTYQQLATHYNTVIVPARPYKPKDKAKAEVGVQIVERWIMARLRNESFFSLRQLNLKIQKLLVDLNQRKMKKHPGSRLSQFESIDKPALKPLPTQAYSYTLVKQVSVHIDYHVEVEKHYYSVPHTLIKQKLEAHATGQLVTLYHQGVQVAVHPRSHREGAHTTLDLHMPIAHQKQQQWSPQRFERWAAKFGGSTEQFVMQLMQAKKHPEQSYRACMGLLSLGKKFTDQRLEAACHRALATGVTRVKQVKNILEKGLDKQPLPQAQGDLLQDIDHKNIRGNNYYH; via the coding sequence ATGCCAACGGCACCTATTTCAATGCGTAAACTTAAAGAGATTTTAAGACTAAAATACGACTGTAAACTCAGTCATCGAAAGATAGCAAACAGCTTATCTATTTCACCTTCAATTGTTTCTAAATATGCCTGTAAATCAGCAGAGTTAGGTATCACTTGCTGGCCGCTTGATGAAAAATGGGATGATCATTCTCTGCAACGAGCATTCTTCAAAACAAAGCCCCGACTAAAAGGCTTTAGTATTCCTGACTGGTTGTTAGTTCAGCAGGAGCTGCGACCCAAAACCATGACGCTATTGCTGCTTTGGCAAGAATACAAAGAGCGACACGAGGAAGGATTTTACAGTTACACCCACTTCTGCCGACAGTACAAGGCATGGCTTAAATGTCAAAAACCGTCCATGCGACAAAACCATAAAGCAGGTGAAAAACTGTTTGTTGATTACTGCGGCCCAACTATGAATATTGTTGATGCTAGTACAGGTGAATACCGTACAGCTCAAGTGTTTGTCGCAGTTATGGGCGCATCTAATTATACGTATGCGGAGGCAACGTATAGCCAAAAGCTAGAAGATTGGGTGATGAGTCATGCTCGTTGTTTTGAGTTTCTTGGTGGTGTGCCAGAGCTGGTAATCCCTGACAACTTAAAAAGTGCGGTAACTAAACCTTGTCGATATGAGCCTGATTTAAATCCAACCTACCAACAATTGGCGACACACTACAATACGGTCATTGTGCCTGCTAGACCTTATAAGCCCAAGGATAAAGCCAAAGCAGAAGTGGGTGTGCAAATTGTCGAACGCTGGATAATGGCACGGCTTCGCAATGAAAGCTTCTTTAGCTTGCGCCAATTAAACCTAAAGATACAAAAACTGCTTGTCGACTTAAACCAGCGGAAAATGAAGAAGCACCCTGGTTCAAGGCTCAGTCAGTTTGAATCCATTGATAAACCTGCTCTCAAACCACTACCCACACAGGCTTACAGTTACACCTTAGTCAAACAAGTAAGCGTGCATATTGATTATCATGTCGAAGTTGAAAAACACTACTACTCAGTACCTCATACCTTGATCAAACAAAAGCTTGAAGCCCATGCCACAGGTCAACTGGTGACACTTTACCATCAGGGTGTTCAAGTAGCCGTTCACCCAAGATCACACCGAGAAGGTGCACACACCACGCTTGATCTACATATGCCAATAGCTCATCAAAAGCAGCAGCAATGGTCACCACAACGGTTCGAACGTTGGGCAGCTAAGTTCGGTGGTTCAACGGAGCAGTTTGTTATGCAATTGATGCAAGCTAAAAAGCATCCAGAGCAAAGCTACCGTGCTTGTATGGGGTTATTAAGCCTAGGTAAGAAGTTTACTGACCAACGTCTTGAAGCAGCCTGTCATCGCGCATTAGCCACAGGTGTTACTCGCGTAAAACAAGTAAAAAACATTTTAGAAAAGGGCTTGGATAAGCAACCCTTGCCACAAGCTCAAGGTGATTTACTACAAGATATTGATCATAAAAATATCCGCGGCAACAACTATTACCATTAA
- the istB gene encoding IS21-like element ISShfr5 family helper ATPase IstB: MQNINQQVNNQLSNLKLSGIRDALLQQYEQPNLYVEQSFEERLSLLLDHEITQRDQRKIDRLTRQAKFRVGGTLAQLNYGAARQLDKTQIRSLAQGEWLRLHQNILITGATGCGKTYLACALGQNHCQQGSSVYYFRLKELLEKMFLAQADGSYRKLINKLSSANLLILDDWGLEPLTAQQRSDLLELIDARYDTKSTLIASQLPIENWYEMIGESTHADAILDRLVHGAIKLELKGESMRKKLNSLTDGDHSS; the protein is encoded by the coding sequence ATGCAAAATATCAATCAACAAGTCAATAACCAGTTAAGTAACTTAAAGCTAAGCGGTATACGTGATGCACTATTGCAGCAATATGAGCAACCCAATCTCTACGTTGAACAAAGCTTCGAAGAGCGACTAAGCTTATTGCTTGACCATGAAATAACTCAGCGTGATCAGCGTAAAATTGACCGCCTAACTCGACAAGCAAAGTTCAGAGTTGGCGGTACGCTTGCTCAACTCAACTATGGCGCAGCACGACAACTAGATAAAACTCAGATCCGTTCATTAGCACAAGGTGAATGGCTACGCCTTCACCAAAACATTTTGATCACGGGAGCAACGGGGTGTGGCAAAACTTACCTCGCTTGTGCTCTTGGTCAAAACCACTGCCAACAAGGGAGTAGCGTTTATTATTTTAGGCTTAAAGAGCTATTAGAAAAGATGTTCTTAGCGCAAGCCGATGGTAGTTATCGAAAACTGATCAACAAGCTTAGCTCTGCCAATTTACTGATCCTAGATGATTGGGGATTAGAGCCATTAACAGCTCAACAACGCAGTGATTTACTGGAATTAATTGATGCGAGATATGACACAAAATCGACCTTAATTGCCAGCCAATTACCGATAGAAAATTGGTATGAAATGATCGGAGAATCGACACATGCTGATGCGATCCTAGATCGGCTTGTTCACGGAGCAATAAAGTTGGAATTAAAAGGCGAATCGATGCGAAAAAAACTAAATTCCTTGACTGATGGCGATCACTCAAGTTAG
- a CDS encoding cation transporter, with amino-acid sequence MSNKCSGQCESVVTDSSIKELKNTDAFDGRFTTDYKVPKMDCPSEERLIRLALDGIEPPVGLKFDIPNRLVKVFHDAHLDEITTKLQSLNLGATLEITRESCSVEATQAKVSAKENEGKETIILKWLLIINGFMFFCEFIAGWIAQSAGLIADSLDMFADAAVYGLAIYAVGKSIKMKLKAAHISGLLQVILALGALSEVLRRFIYGSEPVSNLMMIFGALALIANVTCLFLISDSKENGAHMKASWIFSANDVIANVGVILAGLLVTLTGSRYPDLVIGFIIALVVLNGARRILQLKA; translated from the coding sequence ATGTCAAATAAATGTAGTGGCCAATGTGAGTCAGTTGTTACTGACTCTAGTATTAAAGAACTTAAAAATACTGATGCTTTTGATGGGCGTTTCACAACTGATTATAAAGTGCCTAAGATGGATTGTCCTTCTGAAGAACGATTGATAAGGTTAGCGCTCGACGGTATTGAACCACCTGTTGGATTAAAATTTGATATTCCTAATCGGCTAGTTAAAGTTTTTCATGATGCTCATTTGGATGAGATAACTACGAAGCTTCAATCATTGAATTTAGGTGCTACGTTAGAAATAACCAGAGAAAGTTGCAGTGTTGAAGCAACCCAAGCCAAAGTATCTGCTAAAGAAAATGAAGGGAAAGAAACCATTATTCTTAAGTGGTTACTGATCATTAACGGGTTCATGTTTTTTTGTGAATTCATCGCGGGTTGGATTGCTCAATCCGCTGGACTGATTGCTGACTCTTTAGATATGTTTGCAGATGCTGCTGTATATGGATTAGCGATATATGCGGTTGGGAAAAGTATTAAGATGAAACTCAAAGCAGCCCACATATCGGGATTGCTACAAGTTATCCTTGCGTTAGGTGCTTTAAGTGAAGTGTTAAGGCGATTTATATACGGAAGTGAACCCGTATCAAATTTAATGATGATTTTTGGTGCACTTGCGTTAATTGCCAATGTTACATGTTTGTTTTTAATATCCGATAGTAAAGAAAATGGCGCTCATATGAAGGCTAGTTGGATTTTTTCAGCTAATGATGTTATCGCAAATGTTGGCGTTATATTAGCAGGACTACTGGTAACACTGACAGGATCGCGTTATCCAGATCTTGTTATTGGATTTATAATTGCCCTTGTAGTATTAAACGGTGCTCGTCGAATCTTACAGTTAAAAGCTTAG
- the cadR gene encoding Cd(II)/Pb(II)-responsive transcriptional regulator translates to MKIGELAKLTDCSVQTIRYYEKEQLLKSPERSEGNFRLYNKSSLKQLMFIKQCRTLDLALSEIRQLLELQSSPSIQCNSVNNMIDSHIQQVEQRIKELNSLKEQLNDLSNTCSNNGTIEQCGILQKLTSDVAKNV, encoded by the coding sequence ATGAAAATTGGCGAACTAGCAAAATTAACAGATTGTTCAGTACAAACGATCCGTTATTATGAAAAAGAACAACTCTTGAAATCCCCAGAGCGAAGTGAAGGAAATTTTCGTTTATATAATAAATCGTCACTTAAACAATTGATGTTTATTAAACAATGCAGAACGCTCGATTTAGCCTTATCGGAAATTCGTCAACTGCTTGAGTTACAAAGTTCACCCTCGATTCAATGCAACTCAGTTAACAACATGATCGATAGTCATATTCAGCAAGTTGAACAACGTATTAAAGAACTTAATAGCCTAAAAGAACAGTTAAATGACTTAAGTAACACCTGCTCAAATAATGGAACAATTGAGCAGTGTGGTATTTTACAAAAGCTTACCAGTGACGTAGCTAAAAATGTTTAG